One Dokdonia sp. Dokd-P16 genomic window carries:
- a CDS encoding cell division protein ZapA produces the protein MADKLKIKLSIADRVYPLTIDPAQEEGLRKATKEIEAMVKQFEESYAVRDKQDVLAMCALQFASKVTQKTINEDSLSDETAARLQKLAALLDESLT, from the coding sequence ATGGCAGACAAACTTAAAATTAAATTGTCTATTGCAGATCGCGTATACCCGCTTACTATTGATCCAGCTCAAGAGGAGGGATTACGTAAAGCGACTAAGGAGATCGAGGCGATGGTGAAGCAATTTGAGGAGAGTTATGCCGTAAGAGATAAGCAAGATGTACTTGCCATGTGTGCATTGCAATTTGCCTCAAAGGTTACCCAAAAAACTATAAATGAAGACTCTCTTAGTGATGAGACAGCAGCTAGGCTACAAAAACTTGCTGCGCTTCTCGATGAGAGCTTAACATAG